One window of the Triticum dicoccoides isolate Atlit2015 ecotype Zavitan chromosome 3B, WEW_v2.0, whole genome shotgun sequence genome contains the following:
- the LOC119278498 gene encoding uncharacterized protein LOC119278498, translating to MPRPAASVSVGSKLRSVAKKSKEMIHFSRDQLMGSAFVAFGIILFVGFFYAAVVSKMLPPYENWLLAAIQNDRYYCLLVPLTLPVIIVAVYLHWLSMKMFKHA from the exons ATGCCACGGCCTGCGGCGAG TGTCTCTGTAGGATCGAAGCTACGGTCCGTTGCAAAGAAGTCCAAAGAGATGATACACTTTTCTAGAGATCAGCTGATGGGGTCAGCATTTGTTGCATTTGGCATCATATTATTTGTGGGTTTCTTCTATGCCGCTGTTGTGTCCAAAATGCTCCCGCCTTACGAGAACTGGCTTCTAGCTGCCATCCAAAATGACAG GTATTACTGCCTACTCGTGCCCTTGACACTTCCTGTGATAATTGTGGCTGTCTATCTGCATTGGCTAAGCATGAAGATGTTCAAGCATGCCTGA